A single genomic interval of uncultured Sphaerochaeta sp. harbors:
- a CDS encoding aminotransferase class III-fold pyridoxal phosphate-dependent enzyme codes for MDTRFAISTYPDAAEISKKLDALIKSPIYSISREALAHYERNYFDESCPLSKTMIGKAKDYIPGGVQHNLAFNHPFPLVMNKAEGAYLYDIDGHRYFDFLQAGGPTVLGSNPPSVREKVVELLQDGGPSTGLFHEYEYKLAKKICESIPSVEMFRMFNSGSEACMAAIRVARLATGRKNIIKMGGAYHGWSDQLAYGIRLPGTKGMQAHGVPSYLFKHTQEFFPNNLDALERTLRLNKLRGGTAAVFIEPVGPESGTRPLDKNFNKEVERLCHAYHALLVFDEVVTGFRIGMAGAQGYFGVSPDLTVFGKVIAGGYPGAGGLGGKQDYMKYLAAGIQTGDKIHKALVGGTMAATPLSCVAGYYTLEEIDKSNACQRAGLMGDRLTKGLQSLIEKHSLPFVAFNQGSICHLETVGTMHFSVNWKKPWTIPHVIAETSKRKKEMEYMGAAYMAEGLVTLAGSRLYTSAAYTEEMIDESLKAFDRVFSQIECIKD; via the coding sequence ATGGATACCCGATTTGCAATCTCAACCTACCCTGATGCAGCAGAAATCTCTAAGAAACTTGATGCATTGATCAAGAGCCCCATCTACAGTATTTCCAGAGAGGCCTTGGCACACTACGAGAGAAATTATTTTGATGAATCTTGCCCTCTTTCAAAAACTATGATAGGAAAGGCCAAGGACTACATCCCAGGTGGAGTACAACACAATCTTGCCTTCAATCATCCCTTCCCATTGGTGATGAATAAGGCAGAAGGAGCATATCTGTATGACATCGATGGGCACAGGTATTTCGACTTTCTGCAAGCAGGAGGTCCTACGGTTCTTGGTTCCAATCCCCCATCTGTTAGGGAGAAGGTTGTAGAACTCCTGCAAGACGGTGGTCCGTCTACAGGTCTCTTCCACGAGTATGAGTATAAGCTTGCAAAAAAGATATGTGAAAGCATTCCCAGCGTTGAGATGTTCAGGATGTTCAACTCAGGTTCAGAAGCGTGTATGGCAGCAATAAGGGTTGCCAGGCTCGCTACTGGTCGGAAGAACATCATCAAGATGGGGGGTGCATACCACGGTTGGAGTGACCAACTTGCCTATGGAATACGACTGCCGGGCACAAAGGGGATGCAGGCTCATGGAGTACCTTCCTATCTCTTCAAGCACACCCAGGAATTCTTTCCCAACAACCTTGATGCCTTGGAGCGGACCTTGCGTTTGAACAAACTCAGGGGAGGCACCGCTGCAGTCTTTATTGAACCGGTAGGACCAGAGAGTGGTACCAGGCCACTGGACAAGAACTTCAATAAGGAAGTGGAGAGGCTCTGTCATGCCTACCATGCTTTGCTGGTATTTGATGAGGTGGTAACCGGTTTCAGGATTGGCATGGCAGGAGCCCAGGGATATTTTGGAGTTTCCCCTGATCTTACGGTATTTGGGAAGGTCATCGCAGGGGGGTATCCTGGTGCTGGTGGGCTTGGAGGGAAACAGGACTATATGAAATATCTTGCTGCAGGGATACAGACCGGAGACAAGATTCACAAGGCCCTGGTTGGGGGTACGATGGCCGCAACACCCCTGAGCTGTGTTGCCGGGTACTATACCTTGGAGGAGATAGACAAGAGTAATGCCTGCCAGAGGGCCGGCCTCATGGGGGACCGACTTACCAAAGGACTGCAATCACTTATAGAAAAGCATTCTCTTCCATTTGTGGCATTCAACCAAGGTTCCATCTGTCATCTGGAGACGGTAGGCACCATGCACTTTTCCGTCAATTGGAAGAAACCGTGGACAATCCCCCACGTTATTGCAGAAACTTCAAAACGAAAGAAAGAGATGGAGTATATGGGTGCAGCCTACATGGCCGAAGGGTTGGTAACGTTGGCGGGAAGCAGACTCTACACCAGTGCAGCGTATACTGAAGAAATGATTGACGAGTCACTGAAAGCCTTCGACCGGGTATTTTCCCAGATTGAGTGTATCAAGGATTGA
- a CDS encoding FGGY-family carbohydrate kinase: MNETTYLLSYDVGTTGMKTCLFSTDGHLRLVASALETYPLYLLEDGGAEQNPEDWWKAMVSTTGEILSGSAIDPADIKGISFCSQMQGLVLVDREGNALRNAFSYLDQRATEELQKGMAHGLQIAGANIWKLLVSLSITKAVATSVKDPVWKYHWVRNHEPELFSRIYKWLDVKEYLIAKLTGSFIMTEDSAFATLLFDTKRRSWSKAMCRMLKVNPDHLPHIIQSTKQAGTMKEQAASVLGLLPGTPVFGGGGDAASIGLGSGATNPGDTHIYMGTSGWLSTVVEKSMVDPASKTAAIVSALPGRFTYFSELETAGKCLEWVKDHLALDEINLYLEKKLITDSPEAIAKNLYDYMASVIETVPPGSNGVIFTPWLHGNRCPFEDSKARGMFFNLRLETGKTEMIRAVTEGVCMHMRWFLEVQERKVKTSSVIRFVGGGALSPVTCQILSDILGRRIQSIENPQNVGAMGAAIIAGLGLGIYQSEKEATDAIPKGRVYEPRIESQRVYERNYKVYTQLYRSNKKHFAALNA, translated from the coding sequence ATGAACGAAACAACATACCTGCTCTCCTATGATGTTGGAACCACGGGAATGAAAACCTGCTTGTTCTCCACTGATGGTCACTTGAGGCTTGTTGCTTCCGCTCTCGAAACATATCCTCTGTATCTCTTGGAAGACGGAGGAGCAGAACAGAATCCTGAGGATTGGTGGAAGGCGATGGTAAGCACGACTGGTGAGATTCTCTCTGGGTCTGCAATCGATCCTGCAGACATAAAGGGAATCTCCTTTTGTTCCCAGATGCAGGGCTTGGTGCTTGTGGATAGAGAAGGAAATGCACTGAGGAATGCATTCAGCTACCTGGACCAACGTGCAACCGAAGAGTTGCAAAAAGGGATGGCGCATGGTTTGCAGATTGCAGGAGCGAATATCTGGAAGCTTCTTGTCTCTCTGTCCATCACAAAGGCGGTTGCAACCAGTGTGAAAGACCCGGTTTGGAAATATCACTGGGTAAGGAACCATGAGCCGGAACTGTTTTCACGCATCTACAAGTGGCTGGATGTGAAGGAGTACCTGATAGCGAAGCTGACAGGTTCGTTTATCATGACTGAAGACTCAGCGTTTGCAACTCTCTTGTTTGATACAAAAAGACGCTCCTGGAGCAAGGCAATGTGCAGGATGCTCAAGGTTAACCCAGATCATTTGCCTCATATCATACAATCGACGAAGCAGGCTGGAACAATGAAAGAGCAGGCAGCGAGCGTGCTTGGGTTGCTGCCTGGCACTCCGGTCTTCGGTGGGGGAGGCGATGCTGCTTCAATCGGTCTGGGTTCTGGTGCCACCAACCCAGGGGATACCCATATATACATGGGTACCTCAGGGTGGCTCTCTACTGTGGTTGAAAAGAGCATGGTCGACCCTGCATCAAAAACTGCAGCAATCGTGAGCGCACTTCCTGGGCGATTTACCTATTTCTCTGAACTCGAGACAGCCGGAAAATGTCTTGAATGGGTAAAGGACCATCTTGCACTGGATGAGATCAACCTGTATTTGGAGAAGAAACTGATAACAGATTCTCCTGAGGCTATTGCCAAAAACCTCTATGACTATATGGCTTCGGTAATCGAAACGGTACCTCCTGGAAGCAATGGAGTGATCTTCACCCCATGGTTGCACGGGAATCGATGTCCATTTGAGGACAGCAAAGCCCGGGGAATGTTCTTCAATTTGCGCCTTGAAACAGGAAAGACAGAGATGATCAGAGCAGTTACCGAAGGGGTTTGCATGCATATGCGCTGGTTCCTGGAAGTACAGGAGAGAAAAGTCAAGACATCTTCGGTTATCCGGTTTGTTGGGGGAGGGGCTCTCTCTCCCGTTACCTGCCAGATTCTCAGTGACATCTTGGGAAGGCGGATACAGAGTATTGAGAACCCGCAGAATGTAGGAGCGATGGGAGCTGCCATTATTGCAGGACTTGGTCTCGGGATTTATCAGAGTGAGAAAGAGGCAACAGATGCAATCCCAAAGGGGAGGGTATATGAACCGAGGATAGAGAGCCAGAGAGTGTATGAACGTAATTACAAGGTGTATACACAACTCTATAGATCCAACAAGAAGCACTTTGCTGCCTTGAATGCATAG
- a CDS encoding serine protease, with amino-acid sequence MFKQISQKYAGGCFFLLRQQEDVVVFLGTAFLVHEQGYLLTATYLLEENYEGLMVARPSNPEAFSPLSLDVVQAIPVEVIKADHTTNTALLRFTKPLIIDTPDHMVGNVESVQLGSSVLGFGFPFGHEDLQNLAVQSGIIASKVSLRDSVNLFLFDRAMHTGMAGGPLVNYDDGRVIGIMMGLFVPKEEGGDFVRGSLPGYESSFSYAISIEYGKAMLEDLGLTLR; translated from the coding sequence ATGTTTAAACAGATCAGTCAAAAATATGCAGGTGGATGTTTTTTCTTGTTACGACAACAAGAAGATGTAGTAGTCTTCCTGGGAACGGCCTTTCTCGTACATGAACAGGGATACCTCCTTACTGCCACCTACTTGCTGGAAGAGAACTATGAGGGGTTGATGGTAGCTCGACCCAGCAATCCAGAGGCGTTCTCTCCACTCAGTCTTGATGTGGTCCAGGCAATCCCTGTGGAGGTTATCAAAGCCGATCATACAACCAATACTGCGCTGCTTCGCTTCACAAAGCCCCTAATCATCGATACTCCTGACCATATGGTAGGAAATGTCGAGTCCGTACAACTGGGTTCTTCGGTACTAGGATTTGGATTCCCTTTCGGACATGAGGACCTACAGAACCTTGCTGTACAGAGTGGAATTATTGCCTCTAAAGTTTCACTCAGGGATTCTGTGAATCTTTTTCTGTTCGACCGAGCCATGCATACTGGGATGGCAGGAGGTCCGCTGGTCAATTATGACGACGGAAGAGTCATTGGTATCATGATGGGCCTTTTTGTTCCAAAAGAAGAGGGTGGGGATTTTGTCAGGGGGTCCCTTCCAGGGTATGAATCAAGTTTCAGTTATGCCATCTCGATCGAGTATGGAAAGGCTATGCTTGAGGATTTGGGATTGACGTTACGATAG
- a CDS encoding GtrA family protein, which produces MEQNNNTAMTGKQNLIQFGKFVLFSISAGVIQVLVFTLLEEVFHLQYWPSYLTALIASVLYNFTVNRRFTFKSANNIPKAMTQLGIYYLIFTPLSTWWGDALVGLGISDYLVLGGTMVVNLISEFCVNRFIIYRTSMNTRVKPAKTPSI; this is translated from the coding sequence ATGGAACAAAACAACAATACTGCGATGACCGGAAAACAGAATCTCATCCAATTTGGGAAGTTCGTACTCTTCTCCATCAGTGCGGGAGTCATTCAGGTATTGGTCTTTACGCTCCTGGAGGAAGTGTTTCATCTCCAGTATTGGCCCAGTTATCTTACCGCCCTCATTGCAAGTGTACTCTACAACTTCACAGTGAATCGGCGTTTTACGTTCAAGAGTGCAAACAATATCCCCAAGGCCATGACCCAGCTGGGAATCTATTATCTGATTTTTACCCCACTCTCAACATGGTGGGGCGATGCCTTGGTTGGCCTTGGTATCTCTGACTACCTTGTCCTTGGCGGTACGATGGTGGTCAACCTGATCTCAGAGTTCTGTGTCAATCGATTCATCATCTACAGAACTTCCATGAATACCCGTGTAAAACCGGCAAAAACACCATCCATCTAG
- a CDS encoding alpha/beta hydrolase, protein MKKYPVHEDFHTLQMSIPFYAPLLPLLQRLTRSAYVRRSIPETLTHKRETCIAHDGYPITIELFSPKSIEPNAPCILFLHGGAFALPAADHHKQLIIDFALGCSCKVVMADYRLAPRYPYPYGLEDCFSVYQWTTQHAKELSIDPGRIAIYGDSAGGALASGLTHLIRDRSQQMPQFQMLIYPVLDARLSTDSMQQYVDTPIWNAKLNAKMWKLYLAGKKGSYASPNEIISLEGLPNTYIEVNEFDCLRDEAIEYAKKLQKTGIEVNLVKTEGTVHGFELNYESSYTQMIIGQRIAYMKEQFALR, encoded by the coding sequence ATGAAGAAGTATCCGGTACATGAAGATTTTCATACGTTGCAGATGAGTATTCCTTTCTATGCACCTTTACTACCATTGCTGCAAAGGTTGACCCGCTCTGCATATGTACGGCGATCCATCCCTGAGACACTCACGCATAAGAGAGAAACCTGTATTGCTCATGATGGATATCCCATAACAATAGAGTTGTTCAGTCCCAAGTCTATTGAGCCAAATGCTCCTTGCATTCTCTTCTTACATGGAGGGGCATTTGCACTCCCTGCTGCCGACCACCATAAGCAATTGATCATTGATTTTGCTCTCGGATGCTCTTGCAAAGTAGTCATGGCTGATTATCGATTGGCACCAAGGTATCCATACCCTTACGGACTGGAAGACTGCTTTTCAGTCTATCAATGGACTACTCAACATGCAAAGGAACTCTCCATCGATCCTGGTCGTATCGCTATCTACGGGGATAGTGCTGGAGGTGCACTGGCCTCTGGATTGACACATTTGATCAGGGATCGCTCACAGCAGATGCCACAGTTCCAGATGCTTATCTATCCGGTCCTTGATGCAAGGTTATCCACTGATTCCATGCAGCAATATGTTGATACCCCTATCTGGAACGCAAAGCTCAATGCCAAGATGTGGAAACTCTACCTTGCAGGGAAAAAGGGTTCATACGCCTCCCCAAATGAGATTATCTCATTGGAGGGATTGCCAAATACCTATATTGAGGTCAATGAGTTCGATTGTCTCAGGGATGAGGCAATCGAGTACGCAAAGAAACTCCAAAAGACCGGTATTGAAGTGAATCTGGTGAAGACAGAGGGGACTGTCCATGGGTTTGAGCTGAACTATGAAAGCAGCTATACCCAGATGATCATAGGCCAACGGATAGCGTATATGAAGGAGCAGTTTGCCTTAAGATGA
- a CDS encoding BCCT family transporter, with translation MFFTSASLIIGFVIVSVFFNEMLGNIFNPLLNGISTNAGWFFTLSVNIILLFVLYLMFSRYGDIRLGGDDAEPDFSTLSWFAMLFSAGMGIGLLFYGVAEPMFHFMVPPVPADSAAEAAQNAMKYTFLHWGLHPWAIYALVALALAFFSFNKGQPLSIRSIFYPILGEKINGGWGNLIDILATIATLFGVATSLGFGVQQINAGLNHLTGLEQSPLVQLFLIAGITTIATISVVRGLDAGIRKLSELNIWLALSLLVFVFVFGPTLFIANGFVENIGAYLTSFAEIATWNETFENASWQNDWTVFYWAWWIAWSPFVGMFIARVSRGRTIREFLMGVLLIPTLVTFLWITVFGNSALYIDLFKGGNLGQGVTENVPLSLFLLLEHFPLSSVLSVLGVLVVVSFFVTSSDSGSMVIDIITAGGNPDPPIPQRLFWAILEGVVAAALLLSGGLVALQSAVIATGLPFAVVLLLLTYSLKKGLNEYTGVQTFSVKTGKLKTRHFQIESGEAPLVRFHKKSKKKQQEKSDV, from the coding sequence GTGTTCTTCACCTCCGCTTCCCTTATCATAGGATTTGTCATTGTTTCGGTATTCTTCAACGAGATGCTGGGGAATATATTCAACCCTCTTCTTAATGGGATTTCCACCAACGCTGGTTGGTTTTTCACGCTTTCAGTGAACATTATCCTGCTGTTCGTACTCTATTTGATGTTCAGCCGTTATGGGGATATACGACTGGGGGGGGATGACGCCGAACCAGATTTCAGTACCCTCAGCTGGTTTGCCATGCTCTTCTCTGCTGGAATGGGAATAGGCTTGCTCTTCTACGGTGTAGCCGAACCAATGTTCCATTTCATGGTTCCCCCGGTTCCTGCTGATTCTGCGGCCGAAGCTGCACAGAATGCCATGAAGTATACATTCCTCCACTGGGGTCTGCATCCATGGGCAATTTACGCACTGGTTGCGCTTGCCTTGGCTTTCTTCAGTTTCAATAAGGGCCAACCGCTGTCCATCAGATCAATTTTCTATCCAATTCTTGGTGAGAAGATCAACGGGGGATGGGGTAATCTAATCGATATCCTGGCAACCATCGCTACGTTGTTTGGTGTTGCCACCTCCCTCGGATTTGGTGTACAGCAGATCAATGCAGGACTGAATCACCTCACCGGTCTCGAGCAGAGCCCTCTTGTGCAGCTGTTTCTTATAGCAGGGATTACCACGATTGCAACAATCTCAGTAGTCAGGGGACTTGATGCTGGTATCAGAAAGCTCTCAGAGCTCAATATTTGGCTCGCCTTATCCCTATTGGTGTTTGTGTTCGTCTTTGGCCCCACGCTCTTTATTGCAAACGGGTTTGTCGAGAATATTGGTGCTTATCTCACTTCGTTCGCTGAGATAGCTACATGGAATGAAACATTTGAGAATGCATCCTGGCAGAATGACTGGACTGTCTTCTACTGGGCTTGGTGGATCGCTTGGTCTCCCTTTGTAGGCATGTTTATCGCTCGTGTCTCCAGGGGCAGGACCATCCGGGAATTCCTTATGGGAGTACTTTTGATCCCGACACTCGTTACCTTCTTGTGGATCACTGTATTTGGTAATTCTGCCCTCTATATTGACCTATTCAAGGGAGGTAATCTTGGCCAAGGGGTAACCGAGAATGTACCGCTTTCTCTCTTCCTTCTGTTGGAACATTTCCCGCTCTCTTCAGTTCTATCTGTTCTTGGGGTATTGGTTGTGGTGAGTTTCTTTGTCACCTCATCTGATTCCGGTTCCATGGTAATCGATATCATTACAGCTGGCGGTAATCCAGATCCACCAATTCCCCAGCGGCTTTTTTGGGCAATCCTGGAAGGTGTGGTGGCAGCTGCCCTGTTACTCAGTGGAGGCCTTGTTGCGCTCCAGTCAGCGGTCATTGCAACTGGGCTCCCCTTTGCGGTAGTCCTGCTTCTACTTACCTATAGCCTTAAGAAGGGCTTGAACGAGTATACCGGGGTGCAGACGTTCTCTGTGAAAACGGGAAAACTGAAGACCCGTCATTTCCAGATTGAGAGTGGAGAGGCTCCTCTTGTGAGATTCCATAAGAAATCCAAGAAAAAACAACAGGAGAAATCAGATGTTTAA
- a CDS encoding TetR/AcrR family transcriptional regulator, with protein MGETERKLTKPTFDNLSEEKKLMILRTAISEFACQGFDHANINTIAEKAGISVGSLYKYFGSKQDLFLVTIHQGTEVLKTILQAIVPSDLSFEEKCRELVKAIQKTSREQQELIRLYSELTSVGNSELVRQLSYEIESISAEMYTELVKEGQRTGEIRRDIDPTMAAFLMDNLFISLQFSYSSEYYQQRFNIFLGDDINDRDAFVLNQTVRFLCAALKG; from the coding sequence ATGGGAGAAACAGAACGTAAACTCACCAAACCAACGTTTGACAATCTCTCTGAAGAGAAGAAACTCATGATTCTACGGACAGCAATCAGTGAGTTTGCTTGTCAGGGATTTGACCATGCGAACATCAATACCATTGCTGAGAAAGCAGGAATTAGTGTTGGCTCCTTATACAAGTATTTTGGGTCTAAGCAAGACCTTTTTCTTGTGACTATACATCAAGGAACTGAGGTGCTGAAGACCATCTTGCAGGCAATTGTACCTTCCGATTTATCCTTTGAAGAGAAGTGTAGGGAATTGGTCAAGGCAATCCAGAAAACCAGTAGAGAACAACAGGAACTGATACGTCTTTACAGTGAACTGACCTCAGTGGGAAACAGTGAACTTGTAAGGCAACTCTCCTATGAGATCGAATCCATCTCCGCCGAGATGTATACTGAGCTGGTAAAGGAAGGCCAGAGAACGGGTGAGATTAGAAGGGATATTGACCCTACGATGGCAGCCTTTCTTATGGACAACCTCTTCATCTCGCTCCAGTTCTCCTATTCCAGTGAGTACTACCAACAACGCTTCAATATTTTTTTGGGGGACGATATCAATGACCGGGATGCTTTTGTCCTGAATCAGACGGTACGATTCCTCTGCGCTGCCCTGAAAGGGTGA
- a CDS encoding class II aldolase/adducin family protein, with product MELQEAKQAVLEATKKLVASQLVARTWGNISCRVGSNHFLITPSGKSYEHLTEDQLVLVSLEGLAYTGSLKPSSEKGIHALVYRKHPHVNCVIHTHQEMASLMSLVGNDLSISDEWRELLGETIPTSRYGLPGTKALRNRVGKVLENCASPAVLMANHGALCFGSSPQEAFSIAEALEGLCKDQVFNLAPLLSSFDGEVHIRTFAKRDGEEVTYTSNEFPSLQAMANLIMKSKKDCISILLLTSQEVLEVSKRGKNLNAYLDDFAQIAGPSVHIYQQNRIGSLHLKHRDAMLIEGVGALCMGSSESEALAVATLVQKNSKAALLKLSCAQVKPLPYLDTHLMRYVYKKKYAKLACSSNNR from the coding sequence ATGGAACTTCAGGAAGCAAAACAGGCGGTACTGGAAGCAACGAAAAAATTGGTTGCCTCGCAATTGGTTGCAAGAACATGGGGAAATATCAGTTGCAGGGTAGGGAGTAATCATTTCCTTATCACCCCCAGCGGTAAGTCCTATGAGCACCTGACGGAGGACCAATTGGTATTGGTCTCGCTGGAGGGACTAGCGTATACAGGCTCTCTGAAACCTTCCTCCGAGAAAGGAATCCATGCCTTGGTCTATAGAAAACATCCCCATGTAAACTGTGTCATACATACTCATCAGGAGATGGCTTCTCTGATGAGTCTGGTTGGCAATGACCTATCCATTAGTGATGAGTGGAGAGAATTGCTTGGAGAGACCATACCCACCTCACGATACGGATTACCAGGTACAAAGGCTTTGAGGAATCGGGTAGGAAAGGTTCTTGAGAACTGTGCAAGCCCTGCAGTCCTGATGGCTAACCATGGTGCGCTTTGTTTTGGATCCAGTCCGCAAGAGGCTTTCAGTATTGCTGAAGCCTTGGAAGGGTTATGCAAGGATCAGGTCTTCAATCTCGCCCCACTTCTTTCCTCTTTCGATGGGGAAGTGCATATACGTACTTTTGCTAAGAGAGATGGTGAGGAAGTGACGTATACAAGCAATGAATTTCCTTCATTGCAGGCAATGGCGAATTTGATAATGAAGAGTAAGAAGGATTGCATCTCTATCCTCTTACTTACCTCCCAGGAGGTTCTGGAGGTAAGCAAGAGAGGTAAAAATCTGAACGCGTATCTCGACGATTTCGCACAGATAGCCGGCCCTTCAGTACACATATACCAACAGAATCGAATAGGATCCTTACACCTCAAGCATCGTGATGCAATGCTTATTGAAGGAGTTGGTGCACTTTGTATGGGCAGCAGTGAGTCAGAGGCTCTTGCGGTTGCAACACTGGTCCAAAAGAACAGCAAAGCTGCATTGCTTAAACTCTCCTGTGCGCAGGTGAAGCCACTTCCATATCTGGATACCCATCTGATGCGTTATGTGTACAAGAAGAAGTATGCGAAGCTTGCCTGTTCATCCAATAATCGTTAG
- a CDS encoding IS110 family transposase, with protein sequence MGNKQREEKIEQLSVGVDLHKSQLTICVMGEDGELLEEGMYRTTTEGYQAFVQRMHEWEDERGCSVAMAVETTGNARYFKNRMEGEGFSVVVVNTNKFKVISQSTKKNDRGDAATLAYYLGKDMLPESHLADQSSEELRRMIKCRSLLVSSTVKMKNQIHGMLLGYGITTKAAQLQSNKKRQALVKDLADQGFTEAAASLEVILGIIEGVQEQIKVLEKRLREMTRDDEDVQLLMTIPGVGFLTASAIAAYTKDLDKRFCGDFKRFASYVCIVPSVHNSNETVHMGRITKHGPQELRTALVQATMGMIRLSKITGEWRLMTDYRAMKTGKGSGKSIIATTRKLARIIFAMLHNREPFNPALMVRNKCLFTVEEVIGA encoded by the coding sequence ATGGGCAACAAGCAGCGAGAAGAGAAGATTGAACAGTTGAGCGTAGGGGTCGACCTGCACAAGAGCCAGCTCACCATCTGTGTGATGGGAGAGGACGGGGAGCTGTTGGAGGAAGGGATGTACCGGACCACGACGGAGGGCTACCAGGCATTTGTGCAGAGGATGCATGAGTGGGAGGACGAGCGGGGATGCTCGGTCGCCATGGCGGTGGAGACCACCGGCAATGCACGGTACTTCAAGAACCGGATGGAAGGCGAGGGGTTCTCCGTGGTTGTGGTGAACACCAACAAGTTCAAGGTGATCAGCCAGAGCACCAAGAAGAACGACAGAGGGGATGCTGCAACGCTGGCCTACTACCTGGGCAAGGACATGCTGCCGGAAAGCCACCTGGCGGACCAGAGCAGCGAGGAGCTCAGGAGGATGATCAAGTGCAGGAGCCTTTTGGTGAGCAGCACGGTGAAGATGAAGAACCAGATCCACGGGATGCTGCTCGGCTACGGGATCACGACCAAGGCAGCCCAGCTGCAGAGCAATAAAAAGCGGCAGGCCCTGGTTAAAGATCTCGCGGATCAAGGTTTTACAGAGGCCGCCGCATCACTCGAGGTGATACTTGGCATTATAGAAGGTGTGCAGGAGCAAATCAAGGTCCTGGAGAAGCGCCTTCGGGAGATGACCAGGGACGACGAGGATGTGCAGCTGCTGATGACCATCCCGGGTGTCGGGTTCCTGACGGCCAGCGCGATCGCCGCCTACACCAAGGACCTGGACAAGAGGTTCTGCGGGGATTTCAAGCGATTCGCCTCGTACGTGTGCATCGTGCCCTCGGTGCACAACTCCAACGAGACGGTGCACATGGGCAGGATAACCAAGCACGGCCCGCAGGAGCTGAGAACAGCACTCGTGCAGGCCACAATGGGCATGATACGGCTCTCCAAGATAACCGGTGAATGGAGGCTGATGACCGATTACCGGGCAATGAAGACGGGCAAGGGTTCCGGCAAGTCAATCATTGCAACGACCAGGAAATTGGCGAGAATCATCTTTGCCATGCTCCACAACAGGGAACCGTTCAATCCAGCCTTGATGGTGAGGAACAAGTGTCTGTTCACCGTCGAGGAGGTCATAGGGGCTTGA